The Pseudomonas solani genome segment CTCGCTCCTACAAGGGCGCCGGGGTTGTGGTGAGGGGGCGCGCCGGGGGCTACTGCTCCTCGATATCCAGCAGCAGGTTCTCGATGGCCTCGCGGTAGTCGCCGGGGTGTTCCCAGAGGCCGCGTTGCTGGGCTTCCACCAGGCGCTCGGCGATGTCGCGCAGAGCGTCGGGGTTGTGCTGCTGGATGAAGTCGCGGGTGTCGGCGTCCATCAGGTAGGCGTCGGCCAGCAGCTGGTACTGGTGGTCGTCGATCAGCTCGCTGGTGGCGTCGAAGGCGAACAGGTAGTCCACGGTCGCCGCCAGCTCGAAGGCGCCCTTGTAGCCGTGTCGCTTCATGCCGGCGATCCACTTGGGGTTGGCTGCGCGCGAGCGCACCACGCGGCCGAGCTCTTCCTTCAGCGAGCGGATGCGTGGCAGGTCCGGCTGGCTGTGGTCGCCGTGGTAGCTGGCCACTTTCTCGCCGCGCAGGGTCTCGGCGGCGGCGAGCATGCCGCCCTGGAACTGGTAGTAATCGTTGGAGTCGAGGATGTCGTGCTCGCGGTTGTCCTGGTTCTGCAGCACCGCCTGCAGCCGCTCCAGGCGTTGAGCGAAGCGCGCCCGCGCGGGCGTGCCGGCATCCTGGGCACCGTAGGCGTAGCCACCCCAGTTCAAATACACCTCGGCCAGTTCGGCGCGGTCCTGCCATTGGCGCTCCTCGATGGCGCCCTGTACGCCGGCGCCATAGGCCCCGGGCTGGGCGCCGAAGATGCGCCAGCCGGCCTGCAACCGCGCGTCGTCCACGGCCAGCCCTTCGGCGGCGAGGCGGGCGCTTTCCAGTTTCACCCGCGCGGCCAGGGGGTTCATGTCCTCGGGCTCGTCCAGTTCGGCTACGGCCTGCACGGCGGCATCGAACAGGCGGATGAGGTTGGCGAAGGCATCGCGGAAGAAGCCCGATACCCGCAGCGTCACGTCCACCCGGGGGCGGTCGAGCAGCGACAGCGGCAGGATCTCGAAGTCTTCCACGCGCTGGCTGCCGGCCTGCCACACCGGCCGCACGCCCATCAGCGCCAGGGCCTGGGCGATGTCGTCGCCGCCGGTGCGCATGGTGGCGGTGCCCCAGACGGAAAGGCCGAGCTGGCGCAGGTGGTCGCCCTCGTCCTGCAGGTGGCGTTCCAGCAGCAGGCTGGCGGACTGGAAGCCCAGGCGCCAGGCGGTGGGCGTGGGCAGGTTGCGCACGTCCAGGGTGAAGAAGTTGCGCCCGGTGGGCAGGGTGTCGAGGCGCCCGCGACTGGGGGCGCCGCTGGGGCCGGGCAGCACGAAGCGGCCTTCCAGGGCGGCCAGCACGCCGCCGATTTCGGCGGGGCCGCAGGCGTCCAGGGCCGGGGCGACGACCTGGCGCAGGCTGTGGATAACCAGGTCGCTGGCGGGGCCCACCGACGGATGATCAGTCGCCCGGATCATCTCCAGGGCCAGCAGCTCCAGGCGCTCGCGGGTGTCGCCGTTGCTGCGCCAGGGATCGATGCTGACCCGCTCCAGCAGCGCCGGGCGCGGGCCTTCCCAGGGCTCGGCCCAGTTGCAGTCCAGCGGGTCGCGGCTCAGTTGCAGGTCGGTGGCGAGCGCACGCAGCAGGCTGGCGTTGGCGCCCTTGCCGTCCCCCCGGGGGATGCGCACCAGGGACAGCAGGGTGTCGTCGCGCAGGCCGCCGACGGGGGATTCGCCGAACACGTGGAGGCCGTCGCGGATCTGCGATTCCTTGAGGTCGCAGAGGTAGGCATCCAGCTGCGGCAGCCAGCTTTCCGGGTCGTCGCTGATGCTCAGCTCCAGCTCGCGGTCCAGCGCGGTGGCCTTCACCAGCTCGAGGATTTCGCCGCGCAGTTGCACGGCGCGGCGCGGGTCCAGCAGCGAGGCGTCGTAGTACTCGTCGGCCAGGCGCTCCAGGTCGCGCAACGGGCCGTAGTTCTCGGCGCGGGTCAGCGGCGGCATCAGGTGGTCGATGATCACCGCCTGGGCGCGGCGCTTGGCCTGGGCGCCTTCGCCGGGGTCGTTGACGATGAAGGGGTAGATGTTCGGCAGCGGGCCCATCACCGCATCCGGCCAGCACTCGGCGGAGAGGCCGACGCCCTTGCCCGGCAGCCATTCCAGGTTGCCGTGCTTGCCGACGTGCACCAGCGCGTCGGCGCCGAACACCTCGCGCAGCCAGAAGTAGAAGGCCAGGTAGCCGTGGGGCGGCACCAGCGCGGCGTCGTGGTAGATGGCTGCCGGGTCCAGCTGGTAGCCACGCGCCGGCTGGATGCCGACGAAGGCCAGGCCGAAGCGCAGGCCGGCGATCATCATGCGCCCGGCACGGAACATCGGGTCCTGCTGCGGTTCGCCCCAGCGCTCCGTCACCGCCCGCTGGTTGGCCTCGGGCAGGCGGGCGAAGCAGGCCAGGTAGGCGTCCAGCGCCAGGCTTTGGGCGCAGGGGCGTGCGTCGAGGCTGTCGAGGTCGTTGCTGACGCCGCCCAGCAGACTGTGGATAAGTGCCGTGCCGCTCTCCGGCAGACCGGCCAGGGGTAACCCTCGGCCTCCAGGGCGCGGAGGATGTTCAGCGCGGCGGCCGGGGTGTCCAGGCCCACGCCGTTGCCAATGCGGCCGTCGCGGGTGGGGTAGTTGGCGAGGATCAGCGCCACGCGCTTGTCGGCGTTGGCCTTGCGCCCCAGCAGCAGCCAGCGGCGCGCCAGTTCGGCGACGAAATCCATGCGTTCGAGGTGGGGCAGGTAGCACACCACGTCGCTCTGGCTGCGCTCGCTGCGCCAGGCCAGGCCCTTGAAGCTGATGGGGCGGGTGATGATGCGCCCGTCCAGCTCCGGCAGGGCGATGTGCATGGCCAGGTCGCGCGGGCCGAGGCCTTGCGGGTTCTCTTCCCAGAGCGGCTGGTTGTCCAGCGAGCAGATGGCCTGCAGCACCGGCACGTCGCGGCGGAACGGGCGTTGGCCGGGTGAGTCGGGGTTGGATTGGGCGAAGCCGGTGGTGTTGATGATCAGCTCGGCATCGACGGCGTCCAGCCAGTCCTCGACCACGGCCAGGCACTCGGCTTCCTTGAGGCTGGCCACCGCGATGGGCAGCGGGTTGATGCCGACGGCGGCGAGGCGCTCGCAGAAGGCGTCGATGAAGGCGGTGTTCGCCGCCTGCAGGTGGGTGCGATAGAACAGCAGGGCCGCCACCGGCTGGCCCTCCCGCCAGTCGGCGCGCCAGTGGTCGAGATGAGCGGGGCGCTGGTGCGGGTGATGCACGGCAACGCGGGGCAGGGTGCTGGGCGCCTGCCACGGGTAGTCGCGGCCCAGGCAGCGGCTGGCGAGGCTGGCGAACAGCTGCCGGGCGTTATCCAGGCCGCCTTGGCGCAGGTACTGCCAGCAGCGCTCGGCGTCTTCTTCCGGGACGCTGCACAGGCGGGCCAGCTCCGGGTCGGGGCGGTCGTCGCCGGGCACCAGGATCAGCTGCGTGCCGCGCTCGGCCAGGGCCACCAGTTGCTCGATGCCGTAGCGCCAGTAGCCGACGCCGCCATGCACGGAGATGAGGATGACCTTGGCGTGCTGCAGCACCTCGTCGACGTAAAGGTCCACCGAGGCGTGGTTCTGCAGCTGCATGGGGTTGGCCAGGCGCAGGCTGGGGTAGTCCGCCGGCAGCTCGCGGGCGGCCTCGGCCAGCAGCGCCAGGTGCGAATCACCGCTGCAGAGGATCACCAGCTCGGCGGGCGTCTGGGCCAGGTGGGCGATGCCGTCGTCGGGGACGAAGCCGCCAGGTTGGGTGCGCAGCAGGTGCATGGCTCGGGCCTTGGCTCGGTGGTGCGGCCCTCTCCCGGGGGAGAGGAGCCGGTTCGGCGGTTACGCCAGGGCAGTGCGCAGTTCGTTGGCGATGGTGGCCGGGTCCAGCTCCTGGCCGATCACCACCAGGCGGGTGGCGCGGGTTTCGTCGGCCAGCCACTTGCGGTCGAAGTGTTTGTCGAAGCGCTTGCCGACGCCCTGTACCAGCAGGCGCATGGGCTTGCCGGGGATGGCGGCGAAGCCCTTGATGCGCAGCACGTCGTGGCGCTCCACCAGTTGGCCGAGGGCGGCCAGCAGGGCGGCCTCTTCCACTTCCGGCAGGTCGACGTGGAAGGAGTCGAACTCGTCGTGGTCGTGGTCCTCGTGCCCTTCGTGGTCGTGGTGGGTGGCGCGGCTGCCGATGTGCGCCTCGGCTTCGGCGTTCAGGCCCAGCAGCACGGAGAGCGGCAGCTTGCCGGCGCTGGCTTCGACGATCTTCACCGCCGGCGGCAGCTCCTCGGCCACTTCGGCGCGCACGGCGGCCAGGGCGTCGGCGTCGAGCAGGTCGGCCTTGTTGAGGATCACCAGGTCGGCGCTGGCCAGCTGGTCTTCGAAGAGTTCGTGCAGGGGCGACTCGTGGTCGAGGTTCGGGTCCTGCTTGCGTTGCTCGTCCACCTGCTCGGGGTGGGCGGCGAAGGTGCCGGCGGCGACGGCGGGGCTGTCGACCACGGTGATCACCGCGTCCACGGTGCAGGCACTGCGGATCTCCGGCCACTGGAAGGCCTGCACCAGGGGCTTGGGCAGGGCCAGGCCGGAGGTCTCGATGAGGATCTGGTCGAGGTCGCCACGGCGGGCCACCAGTTCGCGCATCACCGGGAAGAACTCCTCCTGCACGGTGCAGCACAGGCAGCCGTTGGCCAGTTCGAAGACGCGGCCCACGGCCTCTTCCTCGCTGCAGCCGATGGAGCATTGCTTGAGGATTTCGCCGTCGATGCCCAGCTCGCCGAACTCGTTGACGATCACCGCGATGCGGCGGCCCTCGGCGTTGTCGAGCATGTGGCGGAGCAGGGTGGTCTTACCGGCACCGAGGAAGCCGGTGACGATGGTGACGGGGAGTTTGGCCAGGGTTTTCATGCGCGGCAGCCCTTTGCTGGGAGTCGATCGGATCGGCGGGCGCGCGGGACGAGGGCACTGGGGGCCCGATTCGCCACCGGATCACCCCGCCCGGTTGTCTGGAAATTCGCCGAGGCAGGTCTCCTGGCTCACAGCCTGGCGCGATGCGCCGTCCTTCCGCCTTCCCGCCCGATGGGCAGTGGCTGTGGATAGGACCTCAGCTGTTCACAGTTGCGGGGGCAGCCACGGCTTGGCCGTGTTCCCTCTTAGCCGCGGCGCACGGCCGCGGAACCTCGAAGGGCCGAAGGCTACGCAGGGCGGGGGCGGCGGTCAATCGCGGCGGTTGACGGCCAGTCGGACTCGTGATGTTCTTGTGCGGTTTTTTCAGGTGTCTCGCGCCGTCGCGCGCGAGGTGAAACGGGAAGTCGGTGTGCCCCAGGGCGAGTCCGACGCTGCCCCCGCAACGGTAAGCGCACGTAGGGATCTGTAAGCCACTGTGTCCGGCGGACATGGGAAGGCAAACCCGACCAGCCATGGCTGGCGTCGCAAGCCCGGAGACCGGCCTGATCACTCTTTTGGCAACCCGCGGT includes the following:
- the cobW gene encoding cobalamin biosynthesis protein CobW → MKTLAKLPVTIVTGFLGAGKTTLLRHMLDNAEGRRIAVIVNEFGELGIDGEILKQCSIGCSEEEAVGRVFELANGCLCCTVQEEFFPVMRELVARRGDLDQILIETSGLALPKPLVQAFQWPEIRSACTVDAVITVVDSPAVAAGTFAAHPEQVDEQRKQDPNLDHESPLHELFEDQLASADLVILNKADLLDADALAAVRAEVAEELPPAVKIVEASAGKLPLSVLLGLNAEAEAHIGSRATHHDHEGHEDHDHDEFDSFHVDLPEVEEAALLAALGQLVERHDVLRIKGFAAIPGKPMRLLVQGVGKRFDKHFDRKWLADETRATRLVVIGQELDPATIANELRTALA